The DNA window CAGCGTCGAGCAGTCGTAGTCGGCGGGGCGCGGGTTCGCGGTGGGCCGCAGCGGCGAGTTCGACGGTGTCGCCGCCGTCCACTGCCCGCCGACGCGCAGCTTCAGCGAACTGGACTCGAACACCGCGCCCCGCGCGTCGGCGCAGTAGTAAGCGTTGCCCGTGCTGGGATCGCGCGTCGAATAGAGTTCGAAGATGTCCCAGCCCTCGTTGAGATTGCTCTGGTCGCTCCCGCTCTGCGTGAACAGGGTGTCCCACGAACCGGTCTTCACGTTGTAGAGCGAGGCGGTCCAGCCGTTGGCCGAAGAATTGGTCCGGATCTCCTGCACGGTATAGGCGGGGTGCCCGTTCACGGTGCTCGTGTAGGAGGCGAGGAACGCGCTGTCGATCGGCACGACCTTCGCCGGGGAAACGGAATCGCACCAGTCCCAAGCCCAGACCTGCGCGCCTTGGCCGAGCCCGTAGGCGGTCACGACCTCGATGCACGAATGCCCGGTCGGCTTCATCGTCGGCGCGTACACGACGTCGGCCTGGTTGGAGATCCGCAGGTTCGGGGTGATGCTGTGCGTCACGACGATGCCGTCAGCGCCACTGGACAACTGCGGCTCCGGGCCCCAGAAGGTGTGCTTCTGCGCGGCGATCCGGGGTGTCTTTCCCGCTTGTTCGCGGCGCAGCTGGAGAAACCGGTCGGCGGCGGGTCCGGCGGCCGCCTTCGCGGCGTCGCCGGTCAAGCCGGGCACCACCCCGGCTGGCGCGGCCGAAGCGGGGGAAACCCCGGCGACGACTGCGGTCGTGGTGATCAGGGCAGCACAAACTACGGCGAGCAGCTTCCGCATCGAGCATCTCCTCGTACTCAGCGAAGGAAACGCGCGGACGGTGGGGGAGGGGAGTGATCCGGCCGCGGGGAAACCGATGGTAGGACCGGGTTTCCGTTGCGGGGCACCGACTTTAGGCGGGAATCAGCGGAACGCCCTACTTTGGTCCAGCCGCCGAACGGCGGCACGGGCGTGTCAAGTGTTTCGAGCGTTCTCGCAAAGGTTGCCCGCCTGGCGGTGCGAAGGGTCTGATATCGGCGGACAACGACCTGGCCGAGTGGCGCGGGTCGACGAACCGAGGGGGTTGTCCTGATGCGTTCGAAGGCCTTGACCTTTTTGACCGCGATCACCGTGGTGGGGACCTCGTTCACGGCTACTGCCGTCGCCGCACCGGCCGACGGCTGCAGCCCCAACTACGTTTGCCTGTACGAGCACGCCGATTTCAGTGGCCACTCGATCGTCTTCGAGGCGCCGAGGGAGGTTCCGTTCGACCTCGTCACGCTGGTGTGCCCGGGGTGCGTCAGCTCGAAGCATCCGGCGTCGAACGGCCGGTGGAACGATCAGATGAGTTCGTGGATCAACAATTCGGGCACCACCTACTGCTGGTTCTTCGACGAGGACTACGGGGTCGAGGGGCACGTCATGAACACCTACAGCGCGGTGCGCAGGCTGCCCGATCGCGAGAACGACGAAGCGTCGTCACTCGGCCCGTGCTGAAGCGACCGAGCGGGACGAGTTCGTTGGGGGACCGGCATTCGCCACCGCGCGAGCGAGTCCGGTTCGCCCCGAAGGTGGCTTTCGCGGACATAGATGCCCCGAAAGCCACGTTCGGGGCATGAACAGCCCCGGCTCACATACCGCGAGGGCCGGAAAAGTGGCGCTGGATTCCCCGAAGGTGGCCTTCGGGGACCAACGGCACGATGCGGGCTCGCGTGGGTGGCGGGAGTGCGGTGCGAGGGGTGAGTTCGCGGCGTCTAGCGCCCCGAAGGCCACCTTCGGGGCACGAGCAGCCCTGACCCGCGCACCAGCGAGGGCCGAGATCGGGACGCTCAACGCCCCAAGAGGAGCCTTCGGCGACACCCGCGGCCCGGCCCGCCTCGACCTCTATGGGAGCGTCTTTTGGGGCTGGAGAACGGTGGATTTCCAGCGGTCGCGTAGTGCGGCGAGGTGGTCGAGGCCGCCGAGGACGGCATCGGTGTCGGACACGAAATCGATGAGGCAGGCGAGGTCGTCGATGCCGACGGCGGAGAGCCGGTCCAGCATGCGCATGCCGTCGTCGACGGTGCCGAACAGGCCGCCGGTGTCGAAGTACCGGTCGAACGAGTGCTCAACCAGGAATTCCACGTCCTCGGGATCGAGGTCCTCCGGTTTGACGTCGGGCATGATGTCGCCGGAGGCGCGGGCGATGAGCCCGATCGAGCTGCGCAGGTAGGCGCAGAACGGGTCGTGCACGATTTCGCGGACTTTCTCGCGGTCGTCGCCGAGGAACGTGTGCAGCATCAGCGCCACATGACCACCGGAACCGTGGTGTTCGGCGTAGGCGCGGCGGTATTCGGCGATCTTCTTCGCCAGGTCGTCGAGGTCCTGACCGAGCAGGTGGGTGAGCACGCCGACGCCGAGTTCGCCCGCGGCGCGGAAGGTTTCCGGGCTGCCCGCGCTGGTGAGCCACACCGGCAGGTCCGCCTGCACGGGCGACGGGAACACGCGGACACCGGCCTGCGCGCCGGTGCCGTCGGGGAACTCCACGGTTTCGCCGCGCCACAGGCGTTTCACGGTCTTGATCGTGTCGCGGACGACGTCGCGGCGGCCGGCGTAGTTCTCCGGGCGGAGGACGAAGTCCACCGCGTGCCAGCCGGAGGCGAAGGAAAGACCGACCCGCCCGCCGGACAGACCGTCCACAACAGACCATTCCTCGGCGATCCGCACCGGGTGGTGCAGCGGCCCGACCACGCTGCCCGCGCGGATGCCGACGCGGCTGGTCACCGCGGCGACCGCGGCGCCGGTGACCGCCGGGTTCGGATACTGCCCGCCGAACTCGTGGAAGTGCCGTTCGGGCGTCCACACCGCGGCGAACCCGTGCTCGTCGGCGAAGCGCGCGCCGTCGAGCAGGAGCCGGTACGGCTGCTCGTCCGCGGTGTTGCCGTTGGCGAAGTAGAACAGGCTGAAATCCATTGTGGTCTCCGGTGAGGTCAGGAGCGGCCGGGGCTGTCGGCGGCGAGTTCGGGAACGGTGGAGCGCGCGCGTTTCGTGTGGCCGCGCACGGCGAGGGTGCCGAGCGCGCCCGCGAAGAGGACCGCCACCGGCAGCAGGTAGCTGAACCGGACCGCGTCCGTGACGCCTTCGCGGACGGCCGCGCCGCGCGCCGAATCGAGCAGCGAGCGCGGTGCGCCCGCGAGCGCGCCGGTCGTGTCGAGGCGCGCGGCAGCCAGATCGGGACTGGCTGCCGTGGCGAACGCGTCGACGAACGGCTGGCGGTACGGCGCTGGCAGCACAGCGGCCGCGCTTTGCGCGGCGTCGGTGAGCGACACCGCCAGCCTGGCCTGCAGCAGCGCGCCGACGAGCGCGCCACCCAGCACGCTGCCGCAGAGTCGCATCATGTTGAACAGCCCGGACGCGGCCCCGGACATGGACGGTTCGATGTCGTGCATGGCGATCGCGGCCGGTGGCGAAAACACCACGCCCATGCCGATGCCGACGATGACGAGTCCGGGAAGCATGCCGAGCCAGGTCGAGTCACCTCGCGCGGCGAGCGCCAGGTAGCCGATCCCCACCGCGAAGAGGGCGAATCCGGCGAACATGACGTACTTGCCGCCGAACCGGTCGATGCAGCGCCCGGCGTAGGGCGCGAACGCGACGGACACCAGCGGCGCGGCGGCGATGGTGAGCCCGGCGGCCACCGGGCTCATGCCGACCGCGGACTGCAGGTGGATGCTGGTCAGCAGCAGCATCGCGCCGAGCCCGCACGGCAGCGCCACGACCACCACGGCCATCAGCGCGAAGTTGCGCTGGCGGATGATCTCGAACGGCACCAGCGGATCCCGCCCCTGCCGCCTGCCTTCCAGCACCGCGAACAGAACGAGCACGAGCGCGCCGAGCACCAGCACCACGGGCACCGAAACCGGGCCCCACAACGTCCCCCACCGGTGCGGCGGGCCTTCGATGAACCCGAACACGAGCAGTGCGAGGCCCGCGGTGAGCACCGCGGTGCCGAGCAGGTCGAGCTTGCGGCGCTGCTCGCCGCGCAGGTCCGGTACGACGATCGCGCCGAGCACGATGGCGGCCAGCCCGATCGGCACGTTGATGTAGAACACCCACCGCCAGCCGAACGACGAGACGATCAGACCGCCGAGCGACGGGCCGATGGCCGCCGACGCCCCGGCGAAGGCGCCCCAGACACCGAGTGCGGCGCCGCGCTTTTCCGCGGGGAAGACCTTCGACACCACCGCGAGCGACTGCGGTGTGAGCATCGCGCCGCCGACGCCCTGCAGCAACCGCGCGATGATCAGCTGCGTCGGGCTCTGGGCGAGCCCGCACAGCGCCGAGCTGATCGTGAACACGCCGAGACCGGCGAGGAAGGTCGCCTTCTGCCCGTAGAGGTCGCCGATGCGGCCGAAGGTGACCAGCAGCACGGCGTAGGTGAGGACGTACCCGTTGACCACCCACAGGATCTGGTCGAGGTCGGCGCCGAGCCTGTGGCTCATCGCCGGGATGGCGACGTTGACCACGGTGGTGTCCATCAGCGCCACCGCCTGCCCGAGGCAGAGCACGCTCAACACGAGCCACGGGCTGTGGCTTTTCTTCACGGGCCAACCCTCCTTTGTGGACTGGAGCTGGTCAGCGCCGCCGCTGCGCGTCGATCAGGCTCTGCGGGCGCATGTCGGTCCAGTGCTCTTCGATGTAGTCGAGGCACACCTGCCTCGCGTCGGGGCCGTACACGGTTTCCCAGCCATGGGGAACTTCGACGAAATCGGGCCAGATCGAATGCTGGTTCTCGGCGTTGACCAGTACGACGAACGCGGCGTCGGCGGTCTCGAACGGATTGGTCACGGTCGTACTCCTTCTGTGGTGTCGATCCGGGCGGCGAGTTCGCCGCCGATCCGGGCGAGGGGCTCCGGCTGGGTCATCCGGCCGTGCGTGCACGCGACGTCGACGACCTCCACCGAGCCGGTCAGGTACGGCTCCCAGTCGGCGGGGTCCGCCGCCGAAGTGCCGCCGGTGGCCCGGAAGTGCAGCAGGTCCCCGGTGAACCGGCCGGGGGTGAACCGGGAAGCGGCCGCGACGTTGCCCGCGAACACCGACGCCAGCGCGTCGAGGTGGGTCTCGGCGACACCGGCGAGCGGGTTGCCCGCGCGGTTCAGCGCGGCGAGGAACGCCTTCTCGTCGAGTGGTTCGTCCGCGGTGACTCCGATCGATTCGAGGATCGCGGTGAGCACGTCCGGTACCTCCTCTGGTTCGCTTGCGCCCGCCGGGTAGGCGTCCAGTACGGCGAGCAGGTCGACGCGCTCGCCATCGGCTTGCAGGCGCGTCGCCATGGCGTGTGCCACGTGCCCGCCGAACGACCAGCCGAGCAACAGGTACGGCCCGTGCGGTGCCACCGCGCGGATCGCCGCGACGTACCGCTCGGCCATCCGCTCGACGGAGGCAGGCGGGTTCGCCGGATCGGTCAGCCCGCTCGCCTGCAGCGCGTACACCGGGCGGTCGTGGCCGAGGTGCCGCAGCAGGCCGGAGTACACCCAGCCGATCCCGACGGCGGGGTGCACGCAGAACAACGGGGTCCGGTCTCCCTTGCCGCGCAAGGGAAGAAGCAGGTCAAGATCGCCGCCCGACGCGGTGCCCAGCCGCTCCGACAGCGTCGCCACCGTGGGCGCCTCGAACAGCGCGCGGAGTCCGACGTCCACGCCGAGCACCGCCTGGATCCGCCCGATCAGCCTCGCCGCGAGCAGGGAATGCCCGCCGAGGTCGAAGAAGTTGTCGTCGATGCCGACGCGCGGCAGGCCGAGCACGTCCGCGAACACCGCGGCCAGCGCGTGCTCGCGGGCGGTGCGGGGAGCCCGGTCGGACACGATGCCGCTGAGATCGGGGGCGGGCAGCGCTCGCCGGTCCACTTTCCCGTTGGCGGTCAACGCGATCGCGTCCAGCACCACGAACGCCGACGGCACCATGTATTCGGGGAGCACGGCGGCCGCGTGCGCGCGCAGCTCGGCCGGATCCGGTGCCGCGCCGTCCGCGACCACGTAAGCGACCAAGCGCTTGAGCCCCGGCTGGTCCTCCCGCGCGATCACCACCGCCTGCCGCACGGTGCCGTGGCTCGCGACCGCGGCCTCGACCTCGCCCAGCTCGATGCGGAACCCGCGGATCTTGACCTGGTTGTCGTCCCTGCCGACGAACTCCAGGTTGCCGTCGGCGCGCCAGCGCACCAGGTCGCCGGTGCGGTACACACGCCCACCCGTCGCCCGGCCACCACCCCCCACGGAGGCGCTTTGCGCCGCTGTGTCTATCGGCCCGCCGTACGGGTCGGCGATGAACCGCTCCGCGGTGAGGCCGCGGCGGTGCAGGTAGCCGCGGGCGAGCCCGGCGCCGGTGATGTACAGCTCGCCGGTGACCCCGTGCGGCACCGGCCGCAGGTTCGCGTCGAGCACCCGCGCCACCGCGTTGGGGATCGGCCTGCCGATCGGCGGCGCGTCGTCCTCGGCCGAGGCGGCGAGCGGATCGCTCATGGTGGCCACGACCGTCGTCTCCGTCGGCCCGTAGACCTGCATCATCGTGCGGCCGGGCGACCACTTCCGGACGAGTTCGGCGGTGCAGGACTCGCCGCCGACCACGAACCCGCGCAACGTCGGCAGGTCCCGCTCCGGTATGGAGGCGAGCATCGACGCGACCACGTCGGTGTGCGTGATCGCGTTGCCGTTGATCAGCGCGGCGAGGTCGTCGCCCGCGGCACGTGCCTCCGGCGGCGGCACGACCAGCGTGGCGCCGGCGAGCAGCGCCATCGCGATATCGGCCATCGACACGTCGAAGCTGATCGACACGACCAACAGGAACCGGCTGGACGCGTCGAGGCCGAGCCGGTCGATGTGGGTGGCGGCGACGTTGCCGATCCCGCGGTGGGTCACCGCGACGCCCTTGGGCCTGCCGGTCGACCCGGAGGTGTAGATGACGTACGCGGTGTTGTCCACCGACAGCGCGTGCCGCCGGTCGGCGTCGGTCACGTCGCTCGCGGGGCAGCCCGCTAAAGCGTCCACAGTGGACTCTTCGTCGATCACGACCGCGTCCACGCCGAACCCGGCCAGCTGCCCGGCCACCGCGCGCACGGTCAGCGCCCGCACCGGCTCGGCGTCGATGAGCATGTACTCGATGCGATCGGCGGGGTAGCCGGGGTCGATCGGCAGGTAGGCCGCGCCCGTCTTGAGCACGGCGAGCCACGCGACGATCAGCTCGGTGGAGCGGGGAAGGGCCAGCGCCACCAGGTCCTCCGGGCCGGTGCCCAGCCGGATCAGGTGGTGCGCCAGCCGGTTCGCGCGCTCGTTGAGCTCGGCGTAGGTCGTCTCGGTGCCGTCGAAGGACACGGCGACCGCGTCGGGGGTGGCGTGCGCCCGCGCCTCGACGAGCGTCGGCAAGGGCGCGAGCGGGGTTTCTTCGCGCGGGCCCATCCACTCGTGCAGCAGCTGCCGCTTTTCCGCCTCCGAAAGGATTTCCAGCTCGCTGACGGTCTTGTCCGGCGCGTTCGCCGCGTCGGTGAGCAACCGCACCAGCCGTGCCGCGAACAGGTCGGCGGTGGACTGGTCGAACAGGTCCGTGCTGTACTCCAGTACGCCCGCGATGCCGTCGCGCGTGCCGTCCGCCCCGGCGCGCTCGTGGAGGTCGAGGGTCAGGTCGAACTTCGCGACCCCGATGCCGAGCGTCTCCACCGACGCGGTCAGCCCCGGCAGGTCGACCGTGTCGCGCAGGGCGTTCTGGAACACCAGCATCACCTGGAACAGCGGATGCCTCGCCAGCGATCGCGCCGGCTGCAGGCGTTCGACGAGCCGCTCGAACGGGGTGTCCGCGTTGGCGAACGCGGCGACGTCGACCTCGCGGACGCGCTCGACCAGGTCGCGGAACGACGGATTGCCCGCGGTGTCGGTCCGCAGCACGAGGGTGTTGACGAACATGCCGACGAGATCGTCGAGCGCGTCGTCGGCGCGCCCCGCGACCGGGGTGCCGATGGGGACGTCGGTGCCGGCGCCCAGCCGGGTCAGCAGCGCGGCCAGCCCGGCCTGGAGCACCATGAACACCGTCGCACCGGACTTCCGTGCCAGCGCGACCATGGCGCCGTGCGGTTCCGGTCCGATGTGGATGGTCGCGGTGCCGCCCCGGTTGCTCAGCTCCGCGGGCCGGGGGCGGTCGGTGGGCAGTTCGAGGTGATCGGGGACGCCGGTGAGCGTCTTCGTCCAGAAGTCGAGCTGCCCGGCGAGCGCGCCGTCGGGACGGTCCGCCAGCATTTCGTGTTGCCACAGCGCGTAGTCCGCGTACTGCACCGGCAGCGGTGTCCACTCCGGACTCCTTCCGGAGCACCGCGCGGTGTAGGCCGAGGCGAGATCGCGCACCAGCGGGCTCAGCGACCAGCCGTCCACCGCGATGTGGTGCAGGACCAGCAGCAGCACGTGCCGGTCCGGTGCGGTCCGCACCAGGTGCGCGCGCACGGGCAGTTCGGTGGCCAGGTCGAAACCGGTGCGCGCGAAGGCCCGCAACGCCGCGCCGAGGTTCTCTTCGTCCACTTCGGACACGGTGAGCGCGGGGACTTCGTCCAGCACGAGCTGGTGCGGATCGTCGCCGCCCGCGGCGAACACGGTGCGCAGCGGCTCGTGCCTGCCCACCACGTCGCCCAGCGCGGCTCGCAGCGCTTCGACGTCGACCGTTCCGGACAGGCGCAGCACCACTGGCACGTTGTAGGTCGACGACGGCCCTTCGAAGCGGTTGAGGAACCACAGCCGCTGCTGGGTGAACGACAGCGGCACGTGCTCCGGGCGGGGGCGGCGGGTCAGCGGTGCGACCGCGTCGGAGACACCGCCGAGCAACCCGGCCAGCTTGCCGACGGTCGGGGCTTCGAACACCGTCTTGATCCGCAGCTCCGCCTTCAGCACCGCGCGCACCCTGCTGGCCAGCCTGATCGCCAGCAGGGAGTTCCCGCCCGCGCGGAAGAAGTCGTCGTCGACTCCGATCCCCGGGGTACCGAGCACTTCCGCGAACAGCTCGCACAGGACCGCTTCACGGGGCGTTCGCGCTCCCCGCGACGCCACCGTGCCGTTCGACGCCAGCAGATCCGGCGCGGGCAGCGCCGCGCGGTCGAGCTTGCCGTTCGGCGTCAGCGGCAGCTCGTCCAGCACGACGACCGCGGCGGGCACCATGTATTCGGGCAGCGAGCCGGCGGCGAGTGCGCGCAGCGCCGCGGGATCCGGCGCGCGGCCCG is part of the Amycolatopsis sp. CA-230715 genome and encodes:
- a CDS encoding carbohydrate-binding protein; this translates as MRKLLAVVCAALITTTAVVAGVSPASAAPAGVVPGLTGDAAKAAAGPAADRFLQLRREQAGKTPRIAAQKHTFWGPEPQLSSGADGIVVTHSITPNLRISNQADVVYAPTMKPTGHSCIEVVTAYGLGQGAQVWAWDWCDSVSPAKVVPIDSAFLASYTSTVNGHPAYTVQEIRTNSSANGWTASLYNVKTGSWDTLFTQSGSDQSNLNEGWDIFELYSTRDPSTGNAYYCADARGAVFESSSLKLRVGGQWTAATPSNSPLRPTANPRPADYDCSTLRFEVPSPNSNWRVTV
- a CDS encoding peptidase inhibitor family I36 protein; the protein is MRSKALTFLTAITVVGTSFTATAVAAPADGCSPNYVCLYEHADFSGHSIVFEAPREVPFDLVTLVCPGCVSSKHPASNGRWNDQMSSWINNSGTTYCWFFDEDYGVEGHVMNTYSAVRRLPDRENDEASSLGPC
- a CDS encoding MupA/Atu3671 family FMN-dependent luciferase-like monooxygenase codes for the protein MDFSLFYFANGNTADEQPYRLLLDGARFADEHGFAAVWTPERHFHEFGGQYPNPAVTGAAVAAVTSRVGIRAGSVVGPLHHPVRIAEEWSVVDGLSGGRVGLSFASGWHAVDFVLRPENYAGRRDVVRDTIKTVKRLWRGETVEFPDGTGAQAGVRVFPSPVQADLPVWLTSAGSPETFRAAGELGVGVLTHLLGQDLDDLAKKIAEYRRAYAEHHGSGGHVALMLHTFLGDDREKVREIVHDPFCAYLRSSIGLIARASGDIMPDVKPEDLDPEDVEFLVEHSFDRYFDTGGLFGTVDDGMRMLDRLSAVGIDDLACLIDFVSDTDAVLGGLDHLAALRDRWKSTVLQPQKTLP
- a CDS encoding MFS transporter gives rise to the protein MKKSHSPWLVLSVLCLGQAVALMDTTVVNVAIPAMSHRLGADLDQILWVVNGYVLTYAVLLVTFGRIGDLYGQKATFLAGLGVFTISSALCGLAQSPTQLIIARLLQGVGGAMLTPQSLAVVSKVFPAEKRGAALGVWGAFAGASAAIGPSLGGLIVSSFGWRWVFYINVPIGLAAIVLGAIVVPDLRGEQRRKLDLLGTAVLTAGLALLVFGFIEGPPHRWGTLWGPVSVPVVLVLGALVLVLFAVLEGRRQGRDPLVPFEIIRQRNFALMAVVVVALPCGLGAMLLLTSIHLQSAVGMSPVAAGLTIAAAPLVSVAFAPYAGRCIDRFGGKYVMFAGFALFAVGIGYLALAARGDSTWLGMLPGLVIVGIGMGVVFSPPAAIAMHDIEPSMSGAASGLFNMMRLCGSVLGGALVGALLQARLAVSLTDAAQSAAAVLPAPYRQPFVDAFATAASPDLAAARLDTTGALAGAPRSLLDSARGAAVREGVTDAVRFSYLLPVAVLFAGALGTLAVRGHTKRARSTVPELAADSPGRS
- a CDS encoding MbtH family protein, which encodes MTNPFETADAAFVVLVNAENQHSIWPDFVEVPHGWETVYGPDARQVCLDYIEEHWTDMRPQSLIDAQRRR